GTGCTGCATGACGTTTCGCTGAAGTTGTATCGCGGCCAGACCCTGGCGGTGATCGGCGAGTCGGGGAGTGGCAAAAGCTCCACGGCGCGGTTGATCACCGGTTTGCTGCCACCGACTCATGGCGAGGTGCTGTATGACGGCCAGCCGCTGCCGGCGGACTTTCGTCAACGCAGCAAGGAGCAGCTGCGGCGTATCCAGATGATTTATCAGATTCCCGATACCGCACTGAACCCGCGTCAGCGCATCGTCGATATCATCGGCCGGCCGCTGACCTTTTATCTGGGGCTCAAGGGCAAGGCTATGCGGGCGCGGGTGGCTGAGTTGCTGGAGATGATCGAACTCGATCCGGCGGCGTTCATGGAGCGTCAGCCCCGGGAATTGTCCGGTGGGCAAAAACAGCGGGTTTGCATCGCCCGAGCGCTGGCCGCCGACCCGCAATTGATCATCTGTGACGAAGTGACCTCGGCCCTCGATCAATTGGTGGCCGAAGGCGTGCTCAAGCTGCTCAACCGCATTCAACAACAACTGGGTGTCGCGTACCTGTTCATCACCCACGACGTCGCCACCGTGCGGGCGATTGCCGATGAAGTGCTGGTGATGCAACGGGGCAGGGTGGTCGACCACGGCTCGCGCAGCCAGATTTTCACCCCGCCGCATCAGGATTACACCGGGCTGCTGTTTTCGTCCGAACCACAAATGGACCCGGACTGGCTCGACCAATTGCTGGCCAGCCGCGCGACCGCAAACTCATCCAATACGCTGGAAAAAGTCTAAGGAATCACCATGAAAGTATTGATCGTCCACGCTCATCCAGAGCCACAGTCCTTCACCGCCGCCCTGCGTGACCAGGCGATTGCGACGCTTGAAGCCCAGGGCCACGAAGTGCAGGTCAGCGACCTGTACAAAATGAGCTGGAACCCGGTGGCCAGCGCCGACGACTTCTCGTCGCGGGAAAATCCCGAGTACCTGGTCTATGCCCTGGAACAACGTTTGGGCGTGAAGAGCCAGTCGCTGGCGGCAGACATTCAGGCCGAACTGGACAAACTGCTGTGGGCCGATTTGCTGATCCTCAACTTCCCGATCTTCTGGTTCTCCGCGCCGGCCATGCTCAAGGGCTGGATTGATCGGGTGCTGGTGTCGGGGATTTGCTATGGCGGCAAGCGTTTTTATGACCAGGGTGGTTTGGCTGGCAAGAAGGCGCTGGTGACAGTGACGTTGGGCGGGCGTGAGCACATGTTCGGGGAGGACGCGATTCATGGGCCGTTGCAGGACATGTTGCGTCCGATCTTGCGCGGGACGCTGGCCTATGTTGGTTTCGATGTGCTGGAACCGTTCGTGGCGTGGCATGTGCCGTACATCAGTGATGAAGCGCGCCAGCAGTTTTTGGTTGATTACGACCAGCGCCTTCAACACCTGAGCGATGACCAGCCGCTGGTGTTCCCGAAGCTCTCGCAGTTTGACGAACAGCTCTATCCGCTGCCTGCACAGGTCTGATCAACGCCACAAAACCTGTAGGAGCAAGCTTGCTCGCGATGAGGCCGGCACATCCAACATCGATGCCGACTGACCTGACGCCATCGTCAGCAGGCTAGCTGCCAGAATTAATCTCCAGTGCACTAGTTTTTTGCGGTATTCGCCTCGGCAACCCGAGATGGCGTGGCCGTGTAAAGGCGCGCAGTTGCAGCCAGTGCCGGTCCGTTGGGTAGAAAACTCCCTGGAGATGGAGGTGGGCGAGGAGGGCTGATCTACACTCTTTCTGGGTGAACCACGCCCATCAGGAGGTCATCATGAAAAGGTTGTCGCCCATCGGGCTGTGCGTCGCATTGTCGGTTGTCAGTGTCCAGGGATGGGCGCAAACCGTGGTGCCGATGAAAGGCCAGACTTCGCAACAGACTCAACTCGACATCAACGAATGCAACAGCATCGCCGCCAGCAGTGCATCGACCACCTCGACACCGTCGGGCGGACGGGTGAAGGGCGCCGCCGTGGGTGCTGCGGCCGGTGCAGCCGGGGCCCAGGTGCGCGGGCGCCAGCACGACGAGTTTTATGATCGTGTCGATGATGACAAGCAGCAGGACTATCGGCAGGACCGCGCCAAGCAAACGGCGGCGGCGGGTGTCGTGGTCGGTGGTTCGCGCCAGCGCCAGGATCGACGTGAACAGGAGAAAACCAACGCTGCGACCACTTCGACCGCGTACACCAGTTGTTTGCAGGGTAAGGGGTATCAGGTCAATCCATAAACCAGTCACACAACCCCCTGTGGCGAGGGAGCTTATTCGGTGCTTGCAGTGAATCGTGCCGTTTGCCGCTGATCGAGCAGATAACCCATCAGGCAGGCATACAGCGTTACCGCAATGAACAGGCCCATGCGCACCGCAAATGCGGTGTAGACGTCCTTGCCCGCCAGACTGTCCTGAACCGATTGGCCCAACAGGATAATCAGCGTGACCAGGGTGTTAAGCCAAAAACCAGGGCTGAACCGGCCTGGGCTTAGGCCATAGAGCTTGCGCGCCAGGATCAGCGCGAACAGCAGCATCCACAGGAAGAACATCCACAGGTGGACAAAAACCGTCAACGCGCTCCAGAACAGGATCGCCAACAAACCGCCCAACAAGGTCGAGCCAATCAATTCCCGTGCGGCATCTCGGGCGTTAGTAGTGGAACTCTGTTGGCCGAGGCTGACGGCTTTCAGCACGATGGGCATGTAGCTGGCCGGATCGATCAGCGCCAGCAAAAACGTGGGCATCACGATCAGGGTTGCCCGCAGCGCCACCCGGTCGACATCTTCCGCCGACAATGCCGCAGCGGGTGGCGGTGTCGGGGCATTGGCCGGCTCCGGGAACAACCAATGACTTAAACGGCCGATCAGGACAGCCAGAAGCAAGCCGCTGGTCAACGCCTTGATCACCGTCGCCGCCAGACCGAAATCGGCGACCCCGGCGGCAGGGATCATGGTCAGGCCGATCACCAGGAAGGTGACCACCAGGCCGTTGCCGCCACGCTGGCCGTAGCGAAAGACCATCAGCAGGCAGAGGCCGATCAATAGCACGCCGCTGACGGCGTAGTAGCGCAGAAGCGGGATCAACAGCAGGCCGATGCCGGTGGTCAGCATCGCGGTCAGTGCCAGCACCAGAGTGGCCTTGAAGGGCAGCGGACGATTGACACTGACCAGCAACAAAGCACCCAGCACCGGCGCCAGAAACGGGATGGGCATTCCCAGGCCGAAACTCGCGGCCAGGCACAGCGCCGTGCCACTGGCCAGTCGCAGCGCGCGCTGCACCCTCGGCGAATGCTTAGTAGGCATACGACAGCCAGCTCATCAGCCACAAGAATATCCGGCCCATCGGGTTGAGCACGTTGCCTTCGGAAGGGAAGGCCATGACTTCGGCCTGGCCACCGGAGCGGATCGCGCGATTGTCCTTGAGCATGGACAAGGACTCCGGCGAAAACTCGATGATCACCGGAAAGCGTTGCGCCGGGCGCAGCCAGTCGCGGCTGTTCTGCACCGTAGGCAGGCTGCCGGGAGCGGCGGGTTGGCCGACGCTGACACCGTAGCCGACACTGCGCACGTGGCCCTTGAATACTTCGCCAGGCAGCGCATCGAGGGCAATCGTCACCGGGGTTTCCGGCTTGACCAGGGCGAGGTTGTTCTCGGTCATGTCGGCGCTGATCCACACATCGTGGATCGCAATCAGGGTCATGACCGGGTTACCGGCCGCCGCGAATTGACCCACATCCGTGCGCAGGTCGGTGATCAGACCGGCCGAACGCGCGCGAACTTGGGTATTGGACAGGTCCAGCTCGGCTTTCGACAGCGCCGTGGCGGCGCTGCGCAACAGGGCGTTGTCTTCCTCTTTGCCACCTTCCTGCTCACGCGCACGCTGGACTTCGGCACGGGCAGCGGCCACCTGGCTGGTGGCGGCATCGCGGCTGGCGCGGGACACTTCAAGCAACCGCACGGAAACGGTTCCGGGATCTTCGCGGTATAAGCCTTCAAGCCTCTGGTTGTCCTGCCGCGCCTTGAGTTCGTTGGCTTGTGCCGCACGTAAACTGGCTTGCGCAGAAGCGATGCCGGCGGTGCTGGCGCCGATCTGCCGACGGGTGGATTCAAGGTCGGCTCGCGCCCGGTCAACCGCGATCTGGTAAGGCTGCGGGTCGACCTCGAAGATCACTTCTCCGGCCTTCACGTCCTGGTTGTTGCGCACATTGACGCGGATCACCCGTCCCGACACTTCCGCGGCCACCGGAATCACAAACGCACCCACCCGTGCCTGCTGGGTATACGGGGTGAAACGGTCAGCCAACAAGTACCAGGCCAGGCTGAACACAATCAACACTAAAACCCAGGTGATGCCTTTTTTCGCTGGATCGGCGGCAGGCTGCGCTGGCTGAGGGGAGGGCGCGGCTTCAGTCATGGTTTTTTCACCTGATTGGGCAATGGGGAGGCGGTCTGCTCGGCGGTCGGGTCGTTAAGCAGGTTGCCCCAGTCAGTCCGTTGTTCCATCTGTTGGCGCGTGGCGGCATCAACCTTGGGCTGGGCGCTGTACCAACCACCGCCCAACGCCTTGTACAGGGCAATCACATTGCTCACCGCATCGCCACGGCTCAGCAAGTAACTGTCCTGTAGTTCAAGCAGCGCTCGCTGGGCGTCCAGCACTCGCTGGAAGTCTGAATAACCTTCGCGGTAGAGCGTGTTGGCCAGGGCCAGCGAGCGTGTCGCGGCGCCTTCGGCCTCACGCAGGATGCGCTCGCGTTGCAAGGAGCGGGTCAAGCCATTGGCGGCGTCATCTGCCTCGCGTGCCGCCTGGCGCACCTTGTCGCGATAGGCTTCGATCAATTGCTGCAAACGCGCGTCCTGCACGCGAATGTTGTTGGCGATGCGGCCATAGTCGAACACGTTCCAGCGCAGGCTCGGACCACCGATCAGGTCGAGGCTGCGGGATGTGCCGCTCAAGGAATCGGTGGACCAGACGATGCTGCCCAGCAATGTCAGGGCAGGGTAGTAATCGGTTTCGGCCACCCCGACCAGCGCCCCCTGCGCCGCGACATTCAACTCCGCAGCACGAACATCCGGTCGGCGCAGCAGCAGATTGGCCGGGACATCCTGCAGCACGGCGCGATCCACCAACGGGATCAACGCGGTGTTGTCGACCACCAGTGGCAGCGCCCCGGGCGGCTGGCCGATCAATACGGCGAGCGCGTTGCGGGTGCGAGACAGCTGATCTTCCAGGCCGGGGATGGTGCTCAACGTGCCCAGGTATTGGGTCTTGGCTTGTTGCAGGTCGAGTTCGGCGGTCTGGCCGCTGTTGAACAGCTTCTCGGTGATCTCGTAGTTGCGATATTGCTGCTTGGCGTTTTCATTGGCGACGCGTAGACGCGCCTCGGTGGTGCGCAGAAAGAAATAGCTGTCGGCGACTTGCGCCCGCAGCAAGACCAGCACGTCCTCATAGTTGGCCTCAGACGCGAAATAGCTGGCATCGGCAGCCTCGATAGCACGGCTGAAGCGACCCCAGAAGTCCAGTTCCCAACCGATATCGAACCCGGCACTGTGTTGCCACAAATGGCTGTTCACCGGGTTGTCGCCGCCGGACTGATGGCGGTCGAGGTACACGCTGTCAGCGGCGATCTGTTGCAGTTGCGGGTAGCGCCCGCTTTCGGCGATGCCCAATTGCGCGCGGGCTTCCATAACGCGCAGGCCGGCGATCTTCAGGCTGGAGTTGTGTGCGTCCGACTCGGCGATCAATCGGTCGAGCACCGGGTCGGCGAAGATTTGCCACCACTGACGGAGGTCCGGGTACTGCGCGCGTTGACTGGCGTGCTCAAGGGCGGGGGTATTCCAGTGGTCGACCCACGGCTCAGCGGGCGGCTGGAAGTCTGGCCCGAGCCGAACACAACCGCCGATAGTCACCGCGCCGAACAGCAGCAGTCGGCGGCACCGCATCCGTGTGGATGTACCTGATTGCATTGGGTGTTTTCCAACCAAAGGACATCACAGCAGCATAGCTGTCCGTATGCCTTCTGCATGGCCAGGCACAGCAAAACGCAAAAACGCCGCGACTGTCGTAAAAACGACCTGTTTACGCTGAACACGCACCTTCATCAGTTTTCTGTTGAACGACTGTTCAGCTTGGATTATGTTTCGTTCCACCTTCTCTCCCGGCTGGTTGCGGGCTTGCGTTTCTTCATTTCGAACGAGGCACTGGCATGCGGTTTTCACCCTTTGTTGAGCGGATCTCAGGTCAAGGCGTAGCGGCCTGGGATATTCACAATGCGGCATTTGAAGCCCGACGCGGTGGAGAGGATGTGATCATTCTCAGTGTCGGCGACCCCGATTTCCCCACGCCTGACTTCATCACCGACGCCGCCATCCACGCGCTGCGCGAAGGGGATACCCACTACACCGAGATTGCCGGTCGCCTGGCGCTGCGCGAAGCCATCGCCGCGCGTTACGGGAAGCTGTTCGGTCGCGAGTTGCAAGCTTCCAGCGTGATCACCGTGGCCGGCGCGCAGAACGCCTTGTTCGTCACTTCGATGTGCCTGCTCAGCGCGGGCGACGAAGTGATTGCCCTTGATCCGATGTACGTCACCTACGAAGCAACGCTCAAGGCCTCCGGTGCCACGCTGGTTCGGGTGCCGTGCTCGGCGGACGACGATTTTCGCGTCGATGCGGCGGTGTTGGCCAAAGCCATTACCCCGCGCACCAAGGCGATTTT
The Pseudomonas sp. MYb327 DNA segment above includes these coding regions:
- a CDS encoding TolC family protein encodes the protein MRCRRLLLFGAVTIGGCVRLGPDFQPPAEPWVDHWNTPALEHASQRAQYPDLRQWWQIFADPVLDRLIAESDAHNSSLKIAGLRVMEARAQLGIAESGRYPQLQQIAADSVYLDRHQSGGDNPVNSHLWQHSAGFDIGWELDFWGRFSRAIEAADASYFASEANYEDVLVLLRAQVADSYFFLRTTEARLRVANENAKQQYRNYEITEKLFNSGQTAELDLQQAKTQYLGTLSTIPGLEDQLSRTRNALAVLIGQPPGALPLVVDNTALIPLVDRAVLQDVPANLLLRRPDVRAAELNVAAQGALVGVAETDYYPALTLLGSIVWSTDSLSGTSRSLDLIGGPSLRWNVFDYGRIANNIRVQDARLQQLIEAYRDKVRQAAREADDAANGLTRSLQRERILREAEGAATRSLALANTLYREGYSDFQRVLDAQRALLELQDSYLLSRGDAVSNVIALYKALGGGWYSAQPKVDAATRQQMEQRTDWGNLLNDPTAEQTASPLPNQVKKP
- a CDS encoding DUF2955 domain-containing protein, with amino-acid sequence MPTKHSPRVQRALRLASGTALCLAASFGLGMPIPFLAPVLGALLLVSVNRPLPFKATLVLALTAMLTTGIGLLLIPLLRYYAVSGVLLIGLCLLMVFRYGQRGGNGLVVTFLVIGLTMIPAAGVADFGLAATVIKALTSGLLLAVLIGRLSHWLFPEPANAPTPPPAAALSAEDVDRVALRATLIVMPTFLLALIDPASYMPIVLKAVSLGQQSSTTNARDAARELIGSTLLGGLLAILFWSALTVFVHLWMFFLWMLLFALILARKLYGLSPGRFSPGFWLNTLVTLIILLGQSVQDSLAGKDVYTAFAVRMGLFIAVTLYACLMGYLLDQRQTARFTASTE
- a CDS encoding HlyD family secretion protein, with translation MTEAAPSPQPAQPAADPAKKGITWVLVLIVFSLAWYLLADRFTPYTQQARVGAFVIPVAAEVSGRVIRVNVRNNQDVKAGEVIFEVDPQPYQIAVDRARADLESTRRQIGASTAGIASAQASLRAAQANELKARQDNQRLEGLYREDPGTVSVRLLEVSRASRDAATSQVAAARAEVQRAREQEGGKEEDNALLRSAATALSKAELDLSNTQVRARSAGLITDLRTDVGQFAAAGNPVMTLIAIHDVWISADMTENNLALVKPETPVTIALDALPGEVFKGHVRSVGYGVSVGQPAAPGSLPTVQNSRDWLRPAQRFPVIIEFSPESLSMLKDNRAIRSGGQAEVMAFPSEGNVLNPMGRIFLWLMSWLSYAY
- a CDS encoding NAD(P)H-dependent oxidoreductase; its protein translation is MKVLIVHAHPEPQSFTAALRDQAIATLEAQGHEVQVSDLYKMSWNPVASADDFSSRENPEYLVYALEQRLGVKSQSLAADIQAELDKLLWADLLILNFPIFWFSAPAMLKGWIDRVLVSGICYGGKRFYDQGGLAGKKALVTVTLGGREHMFGEDAIHGPLQDMLRPILRGTLAYVGFDVLEPFVAWHVPYISDEARQQFLVDYDQRLQHLSDDQPLVFPKLSQFDEQLYPLPAQV